A stretch of Chitinophaga caeni DNA encodes these proteins:
- the hutU gene encoding urocanate hydratase, translated as MNSSNFLKEYAAHPHYKAPRGAQLNAKSWQTEAPLRMLLNNLDAEVAENPDELVVYGGIGQAARNREALQKIIETLLTLDEDHSLLVQSGKPVGLVRTHPQAPRVLLANSNLVPKWATWEHFNELRARGLMMYGQMTAGSWIYIGTQGILQGTYETFVECGRQHFNGDLSGKLLVTAGIGGMGGAQPLAATMAGATFLGADVDPARIQKRIDTKYIDKMTYSYEEAIKWVMEAKEKGEAISVGLVSDAGDMLEKLIRDGIVPDILTDQTSAHDPINGYVPNGLSLEEAAALRKSDPAAYKQRSLKSMARHVSLMLDLQKQGAVTFDYGNNLREFAKEGGEANAFDFPGFTPAYIRPLFCEGKGPFRWVALSGDPEDIYTTDRALMEAFPGNAALHNWLKKAQEKVAFQGLPARICWLGMGEREKAGLIFNDLVKSGKVKAPIVIGRDHLDCGSVASPNRETEAMKDGSDAVSDWTLLNLMSNTAGGATWVSFHHGGGVGMGYSQHAGMVVLADGTDRAAACLSRVLFNDPAMGIFRHADAGYEKALEYRDDFGLTI; from the coding sequence ATGAACAGTTCCAACTTTCTTAAAGAATACGCGGCTCACCCGCATTATAAAGCGCCCCGTGGTGCGCAGTTGAATGCCAAATCTTGGCAAACGGAAGCGCCGCTGCGCATGTTATTGAATAACCTCGATGCAGAAGTGGCCGAAAATCCCGATGAATTGGTGGTATATGGCGGCATAGGCCAAGCAGCCCGTAACCGCGAAGCCTTGCAAAAAATCATCGAGACCTTGTTAACTTTAGATGAAGACCATTCATTATTAGTGCAATCAGGTAAGCCGGTAGGTTTGGTCAGGACACATCCGCAAGCGCCGAGGGTGTTATTAGCGAATAGTAACCTCGTTCCGAAATGGGCCACCTGGGAACATTTTAACGAACTCCGGGCGAGAGGTTTAATGATGTATGGACAGATGACTGCCGGAAGCTGGATTTATATCGGTACGCAAGGAATTTTGCAGGGAACTTATGAAACTTTTGTAGAATGCGGCCGGCAACATTTTAACGGGGATCTTTCCGGTAAATTATTAGTGACTGCCGGTATCGGCGGCATGGGTGGAGCGCAGCCGCTGGCTGCAACAATGGCCGGCGCTACCTTCCTAGGTGCGGATGTTGACCCGGCACGTATCCAAAAAAGAATAGACACGAAATATATCGATAAGATGACTTACTCGTACGAGGAAGCCATCAAATGGGTAATGGAAGCCAAGGAAAAAGGGGAAGCGATCTCCGTAGGCCTGGTGAGCGATGCCGGGGATATGCTTGAAAAACTGATCCGCGATGGTATTGTTCCCGATATCTTGACAGATCAAACATCGGCACATGATCCGATTAACGGCTATGTTCCGAACGGGTTGAGCTTAGAAGAAGCTGCCGCCCTGAGAAAGTCCGACCCTGCTGCTTATAAACAACGTTCATTGAAAAGCATGGCCCGCCATGTAAGCTTGATGTTGGATTTGCAAAAGCAAGGCGCCGTAACTTTCGATTACGGGAATAACCTGCGTGAATTTGCCAAGGAAGGCGGCGAAGCTAACGCATTTGACTTCCCCGGTTTTACGCCGGCTTATATCCGCCCGCTTTTCTGCGAAGGTAAAGGGCCATTCAGGTGGGTGGCGCTTTCGGGTGACCCGGAAGATATATACACGACCGACCGCGCGCTAATGGAAGCATTCCCCGGAAATGCGGCGTTGCATAACTGGTTAAAGAAAGCGCAGGAAAAAGTTGCTTTCCAAGGTTTGCCTGCACGCATCTGCTGGTTAGGTATGGGTGAAAGAGAAAAAGCCGGCCTCATCTTTAATGATCTCGTGAAGAGCGGCAAAGTGAAAGCGCCTATCGTTATCGGCAGGGATCACTTGGATTGCGGTTCGGTAGCTTCTCCTAACCGTGAAACTGAAGCCATGAAAGATGGATCCGATGCTGTTTCCGATTGGACTTTATTAAACCTGATGAGTAATACTGCCGGGGGAGCGACCTGGGTTTCCTTCCATCATGGTGGTGGCGTAGGTATGGGTTATTCTCAACATGCCGGCATGGTGGTATTGGCTGATGGTACTGATCGTGCGGCTGCCTGTTTATCCCGCGTGTTATTCAATGATCCCGCGATGGGGATTTTCCGTCATGCAGATGCCGGTTATGAGAAAGCGCTAGAATACCGGGATGATTTCGGTTTAACAATATAA
- a CDS encoding DUF4097 family beta strand repeat-containing protein, whose protein sequence is MLQKFKIFILLLLPLFAFAEKRDVYYKRTVVKEFQLSPGGMVQLENRYGKVDIKLWDKNEMKANIVITGFGSSDKQAREMAESIDIEAGQNGNSLKVATVYNAKGKKWWQGNLRGNIKKQVNIDYEVYLPRNLSKLSIGNNFGDVLANELPFPTLISLNYGYYHVGTSKGLLTLHMNYVDKSSITNADNVEVHCNYSDMKFDNVKRLKISANNGDFSVEKAEELSVDCNYGDMNLGSIGSLSISSNYTDYNVRELRTSGKFNTTYGDIKIGRLGMQFKGIESDMTYSDLSIKIPSKLQFGIKARLTYGDVRSGGFEFQKVNNIKKSSHHEFTGYTSSSTDLPMIRMSGTYSDLKISKID, encoded by the coding sequence ATGCTTCAGAAATTTAAAATATTCATATTACTTCTCCTTCCGCTATTCGCTTTTGCCGAAAAAAGAGATGTGTACTACAAACGCACCGTGGTGAAAGAATTTCAGCTTTCACCCGGTGGGATGGTACAACTCGAAAACAGGTACGGCAAGGTTGATATCAAGCTGTGGGATAAAAATGAAATGAAAGCCAACATCGTGATCACGGGCTTCGGAAGTTCCGATAAACAAGCCCGGGAGATGGCCGAATCGATCGATATCGAGGCCGGGCAAAACGGCAACAGCCTCAAGGTGGCCACGGTTTATAATGCCAAGGGCAAAAAATGGTGGCAAGGTAACCTGCGCGGAAATATCAAGAAACAAGTAAACATCGATTACGAGGTTTATTTGCCCAGGAACTTATCAAAATTGTCGATCGGGAATAATTTCGGGGATGTATTGGCGAATGAACTGCCTTTCCCGACCTTGATCAGCCTGAATTACGGCTATTACCACGTGGGTACTTCCAAGGGACTTTTGACGCTTCATATGAATTATGTAGACAAAAGCTCTATTACTAATGCGGACAATGTAGAAGTGCATTGTAATTATTCGGATATGAAGTTCGATAACGTGAAACGGCTTAAGATCAGCGCCAATAATGGCGACTTCTCGGTGGAGAAAGCGGAGGAATTGTCGGTCGACTGCAATTACGGCGACATGAACCTCGGGTCGATCGGTTCGTTGAGCATCAGCTCCAATTATACAGATTACAACGTGCGTGAACTGAGGACTTCCGGTAAGTTTAATACAACTTATGGCGATATTAAGATTGGTCGCCTGGGAATGCAGTTCAAGGGTATCGAGTCGGATATGACCTATTCCGATTTGAGTATCAAGATACCTTCCAAGCTGCAATTCGGGATCAAGGCCCGGTTGACTTACGGCGATGTTCGCAGCGGCGGCTTCGAATTCCAGAAGGTTAATAACATTAAGAAGTCCAGCCATCATGAGTTTACGGGCTATACTTCTTCTAGTACGGACCTGCCGATGATCCGCATGAGCGGCACATACAGCGATTTAAAGATATCCAAGATAGATTGA
- the hutI gene encoding imidazolonepropionase, with protein MLLIGPFKQVLPLTGLPAKGAIPDEALQVIENAGVVVDGKRLVAVGPFKRLKELYPAAELQFIEDDRVLLPGFIDAHTHICFDGSRSRDYAMRIAGKSYLEIARAGGGIWDSVTKTRAASLDRLVELTVERANRHLTEGVTTIEVKSGYGLSGRDELKMLEAIAQANDLTVATLIPTCLAAHMKPRDYEGEAGAYLDWVLQELVPQIAGKQWAQRFDIFIEDTAFDTTVALPFLQQLKSRGFDLTVHADQFTAGGSKVAVEVGAVSADHLEASREEEIALLAASNTVATVLPGASLGLGMPYAPARKLLDAGACLAIASDWNPGSAPMGDLLLQAAVMSAAEKLSTAEVFSGLTTRAAMALSLRQVGTLDIGMDADMQAYPCSDYRDILYYQGKMKPCKVWKQGRLVHT; from the coding sequence ATGTTATTAATCGGCCCATTCAAACAAGTTTTGCCCTTGACCGGCTTACCGGCAAAGGGCGCTATTCCCGATGAAGCTTTACAGGTTATTGAAAATGCCGGGGTGGTAGTGGATGGAAAGCGTTTGGTCGCAGTTGGCCCGTTCAAAAGGTTAAAAGAATTATACCCCGCGGCCGAACTGCAATTCATAGAAGATGATCGTGTCTTGTTGCCGGGATTTATCGATGCCCATACGCATATTTGCTTTGATGGTTCGCGTAGCCGCGATTATGCTATGCGGATAGCCGGAAAGTCGTACTTGGAAATAGCCCGCGCGGGTGGGGGCATATGGGATTCGGTTACCAAGACCCGTGCCGCCAGCCTAGACCGTTTGGTGGAACTGACCGTGGAAAGAGCTAACCGCCATCTTACGGAAGGTGTAACAACGATCGAAGTAAAAAGCGGTTACGGTTTAAGCGGGCGGGATGAATTAAAAATGTTGGAAGCCATTGCGCAAGCAAATGATCTTACGGTAGCGACATTGATTCCCACATGCCTGGCCGCTCATATGAAACCCAGGGATTATGAAGGCGAGGCAGGAGCGTATTTGGATTGGGTGTTGCAGGAGCTTGTTCCGCAAATAGCCGGAAAGCAATGGGCGCAACGATTCGATATTTTTATAGAGGACACGGCATTTGATACAACGGTGGCCTTGCCATTTTTACAACAATTAAAATCGAGGGGTTTTGATCTAACGGTGCACGCGGATCAATTTACCGCCGGGGGCTCAAAGGTTGCAGTTGAGGTGGGGGCGGTTTCTGCCGATCACCTTGAAGCTAGCAGGGAGGAAGAAATTGCACTGTTGGCTGCATCTAATACCGTTGCAACCGTTTTGCCCGGCGCTTCTTTAGGTTTAGGTATGCCGTATGCCCCGGCAAGGAAACTATTGGATGCCGGCGCCTGCTTGGCAATCGCGAGCGATTGGAATCCCGGTTCTGCACCGATGGGTGATTTGTTGCTGCAAGCAGCAGTGATGAGTGCGGCAGAGAAATTATCTACAGCGGAAGTTTTCTCCGGCTTGACAACCCGGGCAGCTATGGCATTAAGTTTGCGGCAAGTTGGAACTTTGGATATCGGCATGGATGCCGATATGCAGGCTTATCCCTGTAGCGATTACCGCGATATTTTATATTACCAAGGTAAAATGAAACCCTGCAAGGTTTGGAAACAAGGCCGATTAGTTCATACTTAG
- a CDS encoding RNA polymerase sigma factor: MRCRKGDVAAFKELYEAYSKAMFNICLRMVSNVADAEDVLQEAFTQVFKNIGKLNDAATAPAWIKRIVVNQCLNHLRKKKVYFEEVDQNDTMPEDDGVDEAWHAATVNYVKEAIEALPQGYKAVVNLYLFEDYTHKEIANFLGITESTAKTQYMRAKEKIRQFVKEKTITL, translated from the coding sequence TTGCGTTGCCGTAAAGGTGATGTTGCTGCTTTCAAAGAGCTGTACGAAGCTTATTCGAAAGCGATGTTCAACATCTGCCTGAGGATGGTCAGCAATGTGGCCGATGCGGAAGATGTATTGCAGGAAGCTTTTACACAGGTGTTTAAAAATATTGGTAAACTCAATGATGCGGCCACCGCGCCTGCCTGGATTAAGCGTATCGTCGTGAACCAATGTTTGAACCACCTGAGGAAGAAGAAGGTGTATTTCGAGGAAGTCGATCAAAATGATACAATGCCGGAAGATGACGGGGTGGATGAAGCATGGCATGCTGCAACCGTTAACTATGTTAAAGAGGCCATCGAGGCATTGCCGCAGGGTTACAAGGCGGTTGTGAACTTGTATCTTTTTGAAGACTATACCCATAAAGAGATCGCGAATTTTCTCGGTATCACCGAATCTACTGCCAAAACGCAGTATATGCGGGCCAAGGAAAAGATCAGGCAATTTGTAAAAGAAAAAACAATCACGCTATGA
- a CDS encoding metallophosphoesterase family protein, whose protein sequence is MKKIGLMSDTHGYLHPSVKEYFKNVDEIWHAGDIGNVALADELEALKPLRAVTGNIDGADLRVRYPENLRFELEGVDVWITHIGGYPGKYSPAIRSEIRQNPPKLFICGHSHILKVMNDPALKLLHINPGACGKQGWHKVKTLIRFELEGGTIKNLEVIELPG, encoded by the coding sequence ATGAAAAAAATTGGTTTAATGTCGGATACCCATGGATATTTACATCCATCGGTCAAAGAATATTTTAAAAATGTTGATGAGATCTGGCATGCCGGGGATATCGGGAATGTGGCCTTAGCAGACGAACTGGAAGCGCTAAAACCATTGAGAGCAGTAACCGGGAATATTGACGGTGCCGATTTGAGAGTCCGGTACCCTGAAAATTTAAGGTTCGAGCTGGAAGGTGTGGATGTTTGGATAACGCATATAGGGGGCTACCCGGGAAAATATTCCCCGGCGATCCGTTCCGAAATACGTCAAAATCCTCCGAAATTATTTATTTGCGGTCATTCGCATATTTTAAAAGTCATGAATGACCCCGCGTTAAAGTTGTTACATATCAATCCGGGAGCATGCGGAAAACAAGGTTGGCACAAAGTAAAGACCTTGATTCGTTTTGAGCTGGAAGGTGGTACCATAAAGAATTTAGAAGTCATCGAGCTTCCCGGTTAA
- the hutG gene encoding formimidoylglutamase, which yields MNQYYYPANPHIWRGRNDGDDPSAWRWHQVVKCLDLDKMALPALKEGEKAAVILGFASDEGVRRNKGRTGAVAGPTALRKACANFPVHFDTSSAVFDIGDIVCDDQNLEAAQAALAELVSAILDLGYFPLVLGGGHEVTYANVSGIKQSKSVGDNWAAINFDAHFDIRQPGVEGPSSGTGFYQLAEEARAAGKAFHYLALGIQENSNTKLLFDTAAAFGASYIPGSDFHLDGQNKLIQSIGEFIDSRRHVYLTICLDVFAAAFAPGVSATAFNGILPDQVFLAALRQVLRSGKVVSFDIAELNPAFDIDSRTAKLAASLVFEVMQQVLK from the coding sequence ATGAATCAGTATTATTATCCCGCGAACCCGCATATTTGGCGAGGAAGAAATGATGGCGATGATCCTTCGGCATGGCGTTGGCACCAGGTAGTTAAATGTTTGGACCTGGATAAAATGGCTTTGCCGGCATTAAAAGAAGGAGAAAAAGCTGCGGTAATACTAGGTTTCGCGAGTGATGAAGGCGTGCGCAGAAACAAGGGAAGAACGGGCGCAGTTGCCGGGCCTACCGCTTTGAGAAAGGCGTGTGCGAATTTTCCGGTTCATTTTGATACCAGTTCCGCAGTCTTTGATATCGGGGATATTGTTTGTGATGATCAGAACCTCGAAGCTGCACAAGCTGCCCTTGCGGAACTAGTAAGTGCAATTCTCGATCTGGGCTATTTTCCACTAGTATTGGGTGGCGGGCACGAGGTTACTTATGCAAACGTATCCGGTATCAAGCAATCAAAGTCGGTTGGAGATAATTGGGCGGCGATTAATTTCGATGCGCATTTCGATATCCGTCAACCGGGAGTGGAAGGCCCCAGTTCCGGGACCGGGTTTTACCAATTGGCGGAGGAAGCGAGGGCTGCGGGGAAAGCATTTCATTACTTAGCCTTGGGTATCCAGGAAAACAGCAACACGAAATTATTATTTGATACAGCCGCTGCTTTTGGCGCAAGCTATATACCGGGAAGTGATTTTCATCTTGATGGGCAAAACAAACTAATTCAATCCATCGGGGAATTTATTGATTCCCGGAGACACGTTTACCTCACTATTTGCCTGGATGTTTTTGCAGCCGCATTTGCCCCGGGGGTAAGCGCTACGGCATTTAACGGGATCTTACCGGACCAGGTTTTCCTTGCAGCTTTGCGGCAAGTATTGCGATCGGGTAAAGTTGTATCATTCGATATCGCGGAGCTGAATCCCGCTTTCGATATTGATTCTAGAACTGCTAAGTTGGCGGCATCATTGGTATTTGAAGTCATGCAACAGGTCTTAAAATAA
- the hutH gene encoding histidine ammonia-lyase yields MMQSFKYGIDTLSVHKAIAIANGQVKGILCPEAIERVETSYAYVQEIVQHNTTVYGINTGFGPLCDTSISGEDTKKLQYNILQSHSVGVGDPIPGEVAKLMMITKVHALAQGYSGINPKTLERIMWHIDNDVIPLVPEKGSVGASGDLAPLSHLFLPLIGLGHVYYKGGKRAAAEMLQAEGLEPIALGPKEGLALINGTQFILAFAVKAVSRLHNALEAADLIGGMSLEALMGTNKPFDPRLHQIRPFPGNQLVAHRLNTLLTGSEIMYSHVDCGRVQDPYSLRCMPQVHGASRTAWLHLKDLTEIELNSVTDNPIIFSAVDTISGGNFHGQPMALPLDYATVAAAEVGNISDRRSYMMIEGRFGLPKLLTGDAGLNSGFMIPQYTTAALVTENKTLCFPASADSVPTSLGQEDHVSMGSISGRKLNQVISNLEYILAIELLYAAQAIDFRRPLKTTPVLEALHQYTRSKVSFADDDRIFAYDIEALQAIIADGSFVKAGNDAAAQLQIPLNDILYEQFQLS; encoded by the coding sequence ATGATGCAATCTTTTAAATATGGCATCGATACCCTTAGTGTACATAAGGCTATTGCGATTGCTAATGGCCAGGTGAAGGGGATATTATGCCCGGAAGCCATAGAGCGTGTTGAAACCAGCTACGCTTACGTGCAGGAGATCGTTCAACATAACACAACGGTTTACGGTATAAATACAGGTTTCGGGCCGTTATGCGATACCAGTATCTCCGGGGAGGATACGAAGAAATTACAGTACAACATCCTCCAAAGTCACAGTGTTGGGGTTGGCGATCCCATCCCGGGCGAAGTGGCCAAGTTGATGATGATTACCAAGGTCCATGCCTTGGCGCAAGGATATTCTGGTATCAATCCAAAGACCTTGGAACGAATCATGTGGCATATCGACAATGATGTTATTCCACTGGTGCCGGAGAAGGGTTCTGTTGGGGCTTCCGGCGACTTGGCGCCCTTGTCGCACCTGTTTTTACCATTGATTGGTCTAGGGCATGTTTATTATAAAGGCGGGAAACGGGCAGCTGCGGAAATGTTACAAGCGGAAGGATTAGAACCTATCGCTTTAGGCCCGAAAGAAGGGCTGGCCTTGATTAACGGTACGCAGTTTATACTTGCTTTTGCAGTAAAAGCCGTATCCCGCTTGCATAATGCCCTCGAAGCTGCCGACTTGATCGGCGGTATGTCCCTCGAAGCATTGATGGGTACTAATAAACCTTTCGATCCCCGTTTACATCAAATCCGTCCTTTCCCGGGGAATCAATTAGTGGCGCACAGGTTAAACACCTTGCTGACGGGTTCCGAGATCATGTATTCCCATGTGGATTGTGGCCGTGTGCAAGATCCTTATTCTTTAAGATGTATGCCGCAAGTACATGGAGCTTCCCGCACCGCTTGGTTGCATCTGAAAGATCTTACGGAAATTGAGTTGAACTCCGTAACAGATAATCCCATCATCTTCTCAGCAGTAGATACGATCAGCGGGGGGAATTTCCACGGTCAACCGATGGCGCTACCATTGGATTATGCGACGGTAGCGGCAGCGGAAGTAGGTAATATTTCTGATCGCAGGAGTTACATGATGATCGAAGGAAGGTTCGGCTTACCCAAGTTGTTAACGGGTGATGCCGGTTTGAACAGCGGTTTCATGATCCCGCAATACACCACGGCAGCCTTGGTAACAGAAAATAAGACCCTCTGTTTTCCCGCGAGCGCAGATAGCGTTCCAACATCCCTTGGACAAGAAGATCACGTTTCGATGGGTTCCATCAGTGGCCGCAAGTTAAACCAGGTGATTTCCAACTTGGAATACATCTTGGCAATAGAGTTGTTATATGCGGCGCAGGCAATAGATTTCCGCAGGCCGTTAAAAACAACACCCGTCCTGGAAGCTTTACATCAATACACCCGTTCCAAGGTCAGCTTTGCAGATGATGATCGCATCTTCGCTTACGACATAGAAGCTTTGCAAGCAATTATTGCCGATGGTTCTTTTGTTAAGGCGGGCAATGATGCCGCCGCACAATTACAAATTCCTTTAAACGATATTTTATATGAACAGTTCCAACTTTCTTAA
- a CDS encoding DUF4421 domain-containing protein: MRKYLTTVLLILICRQVSFGQVDISWLNPPLDSNYIEDHSKDLTVRLYGSRKYTHFDLVDHQQKEKVLYKPNSNFNVGFGFNYKFLGINFGFNLPFINNDDEKYGKTKYLDLQSHIYLRKIVIDFYGQYYKGYYLANPINTLENYQASGRFPQRPDMYNVDLGVSAHYIFNHQKFSYRAAYLQNEYQKKSAGSFLLGGDIFSYKMKGDSALVPRDIKNKDFFDYDDYHKTNVISLAVNGGYAYTYVIRSHFFVMASLSGAVGINHTTLYYLDTDRTNQETGWQLNTTLRIAAGYNSSKYFAGIHYVDMKTRSESPIDRTYQAFGTGNFRVSFVKRFVLKKKLF, translated from the coding sequence ATGCGCAAATACCTTACAACTGTTTTACTGATTTTAATCTGCCGGCAGGTATCCTTCGGGCAAGTGGATATTAGTTGGCTGAATCCCCCGCTTGATTCCAATTATATCGAGGATCATTCCAAGGACCTGACCGTACGTTTGTACGGTTCGAGAAAGTATACCCATTTCGACCTGGTGGATCATCAACAGAAAGAAAAAGTTTTATATAAGCCGAATAGCAATTTCAACGTTGGTTTCGGTTTCAATTATAAATTTCTAGGTATCAACTTCGGGTTTAATTTGCCATTTATTAATAATGATGATGAGAAATATGGCAAAACCAAGTATCTCGATTTGCAGAGCCATATTTATTTACGGAAGATCGTAATCGATTTTTACGGGCAATATTACAAAGGGTATTACCTGGCGAATCCCATTAATACCCTGGAAAACTATCAAGCTAGCGGGCGTTTCCCGCAGCGACCGGATATGTATAATGTTGACCTGGGCGTTAGTGCGCATTATATTTTCAATCACCAGAAGTTTTCTTACCGGGCGGCTTACTTACAGAACGAATACCAGAAGAAAAGCGCCGGTTCCTTTTTATTGGGCGGAGATATATTCAGTTACAAGATGAAGGGCGATTCCGCCCTGGTGCCGAGGGATATCAAGAATAAAGATTTCTTTGATTATGATGATTACCATAAAACCAACGTAATTAGCTTGGCCGTTAATGGCGGCTATGCTTATACTTACGTGATACGCAGTCATTTTTTCGTGATGGCTTCACTTTCAGGCGCCGTGGGAATTAATCATACGACTTTATATTACCTGGATACCGATCGTACCAACCAAGAAACCGGTTGGCAGTTGAATACTACCTTGAGGATTGCTGCCGGTTATAACTCCAGCAAGTATTTTGCAGGCATACATTATGTGGATATGAAAACCCGCAGTGAATCACCGATTGATCGAACTTACCAGGCTTTCGGTACCGGGAACTTCAGGGTAAGTTTTGTGAAACGCTTCGTTTTGAAAAAGAAATTATTTTAA